Genomic DNA from Shouchella patagoniensis:
ACGTGTAATGAGTATCATTTTCCTTGCGATGAACGGATTCGATCCAATTGCTTACGGACTAGTTAGTGCTTTTGTAGCCATCGACATTCCGATTCAGTTGATTCTATTCTGCTTGGCAATCGCAGGACTTGTTATTGCGAGTACAGTCTTTTTTAAAGCAAAATCGTATTTACGCTCATAAGTCTAAGTCGCTTTCTTTAATTGAAAGCGACTTTTTTACTATAGCGCCTAAAGCATACAGAAAAATCCAGTTAGAGTAGCTCTAACTGGATTACTCATATTCAATCGTATCTAGTCCCAATCACGGGCCGGTTTGTACCCAGAATGATGAAGAAAGTGTTTGACGGTTTCATCACTAAGACCGTTTAACGAAATGTTTTTTTCTAACGCAAGAATATGCATATGCGCTGTGTACTCCAACGTTTGTAAAGCTGTCCGAGCTTCCTTAATATTCACATCACAAACAATAATGCCATGATTCTCGAGTAAAAAGATATTGGCTTTTTTCGCACTTTCTTTAACCGCTTGAGCAAGCTCCCTACTCCCAGGTTGGTAAAATGGGATTCGCTCGATACGTTCCAAATAATACATTGATTCAACAAAATAATTCGAAGGTA
This window encodes:
- a CDS encoding class II aldolase/adducin family protein, coding for MNNHAILLDLQKTGKFMMDKNLAWGTAGNISARCEDGYFISATGTYLGELELDDFSYCKDGEHLAGKKPSKEFLMHEGIYEERPEINAVLHASPFYSTFIANSNLQIPSNYFVESMYYLERIERIPFYQPGSRELAQAVKESAKKANIFLLENHGIIVCDVNIKEARTALQTLEYTAHMHILALEKNISLNGLSDETVKHFLHHSGYKPARDWD